A region of Tigriopus californicus strain San Diego chromosome 7, Tcal_SD_v2.1, whole genome shotgun sequence DNA encodes the following proteins:
- the LOC131883302 gene encoding CTD small phosphatase-like protein 2, translating to MKFHPKLILASQGQNWSLPESSPSSATTMPTTDGIAETTFRKYAQVLSIVVRNLVNSESSRISSSSSSTTTTTTTNSTLPNVKSINSTSTTMVTPTTTSTSSSTSSTTKVSRAVTIKSNKSSGNNENALPIHKEPSTSSLSSYSKRFAFRRFSSRRESSHSVEREPVCLSHVDRRIFHLLSKLDALPPSVKFPVIPHKVVDQKYTLVLDMDETLIHSADNNKERYSFKVEVETSSERHGKRTLYVSTRPYLEHFLEEVNRYFEVIVFTAGNRSYADAVLNNLDPKEQFIQHRLYRDSCIIRDRKFIKDLNLLGRDLDKTIIVDNSLEAFGLQLDNGLLIPTWSVDQQDECLLKLVEVLKEIATKQHNVPDYLGRRYGLGDDVRSRIDELKKMQLPTPNGSMSEGGDSV from the exons ATGAAATTTCACCCTAAGCTGATACTCGCGAGTCAAGGCCAAAACTGGAGCCTTCCCGAAAGTTCGCCTAGTTCAGCAACCACGATGCCCACCACTGATGGCATTGCCGAGACCACGTTTCGAAAGTACGCTCAAGTGTTGAGCATTGTAGTTCGGAACCTGGTCAATTCGGAGTCCTCTCGCATatcctcatcatcttcatcaaccaccaccaccaccaccaccaattcTACATTGCCGAATGTCAAAAGCATTAATTCCACCTCCACGACAATGGTAACGCCTACCACCACCAGCACCTCAAGCTCGACCAGTTCTACCACCAAGGTCAGCCGTGCGGTGACTATCAAAAGTAACAAATCGAGTGGGAACAATGAGAACGCCCTTCCCATTCACAAGGAgccctccacctcctccttgTCCAGCTACTCCAAACGCTTCGCATTTAGGCGATTTTCCTCCCGAAGAGAGTCCAGCCATAGCGTTGAGCGAGAACCTGTTTGCTTGAGCCATGTTGATCGACGCATATTCCACCTTCTGTCCAAGCTCGATGCATTGCCACCGTCCGTCAAGTTCCCCGTGATCCCTCACAAGGTCGTGGACCAGAAGTACACGTTGGTTTTGGACATGGATGAGACTTTGATCCACAGTGCCGACAACAACAAGGAGCGATACTCGTTCAAAGTGGAGGTAGAAACCTCGAGTGAGAGGCATGGAAAGAGGACGTTGTACGTTAGCACGCGACCCTATTTGGAACACTTTCTCGAGGAAGTCAACCG GTACTTTGAGGTGATCGTGTTCACTGCAGGCAATCGCAGTTATGCTGATGCTGTCTTGAACAATCTCGATCCCAAAGAACAATTTATTCAGCACCGACTCTACCGGGACTCGTGCATAATCCGAGACAGGAAATTCATCAAGGACCTCAATCTCTTGGGGCGAGATCTGGACAAAACGATCATCGTGGATAATTCCTTGGAGGCCTTCGGTCTTCAATTGGACAACGGCCTTCTGATCCCCACCTGGAGTGTGGATCAACAAGATGAATGCTTGCTCAAGTTGGTGGAGGTGCTCAAAGAGATCGCCACCAAACAACACAATGTGCCCGACTACTTGGGTCGCCGATATGGCTTGGGCGATGACGTCCGATCCCGGATTGACGAGCTCAAGAAAATGCAACTACCCACACCCAACGGGTCCATGTCCGAAGGTGGGGATTCGGTATAA